Proteins co-encoded in one Flavobacteriales bacterium TMED191 genomic window:
- a CDS encoding nitroreductase, whose protein sequence is MLDIQLSKSIKKRRSIYPKQFTGEKISKRHILELLENANTAPTHKMTQPWFFKIFSGKSKLDLVKELIKIQEINSDDVKEKLINKFALTSHVICICMRKSENKIIPEWEEVAATAMAVQNLWLSCVNSQNIGGYWSTPKGHEKLNEFLNLKTNERNLGLFYLGIYNHITTPKKTRKNIINDVFWYN, encoded by the coding sequence ATGTTAGATATTCAATTATCAAAATCAATAAAAAAAAGAAGATCAATATATCCTAAACAGTTTACTGGTGAAAAAATATCTAAAAGACATATTTTGGAATTGCTTGAAAATGCAAATACAGCCCCTACTCATAAAATGACACAACCCTGGTTTTTTAAAATATTTTCAGGAAAAAGTAAATTAGATTTAGTAAAAGAATTAATTAAAATCCAAGAAATTAATTCAGATGATGTAAAAGAAAAATTAATAAATAAATTTGCTTTAACAAGTCATGTTATATGTATATGTATGCGTAAAAGTGAAAATAAAATAATACCCGAATGGGAAGAAGTTGCCGCAACTGCAATGGCAGTTCAAAACTTATGGCTTTCTTGTGTAAATAGTCAAAATATAGGGGGCTACTGGAGCACTCCAAAAGGACATGAAAAACTAAACGAATTTTTAAATCTCAAGACCAATGAAAGAAATCTAGGACTATTCTATTTAGGAATATATAATCACATAACAACTCCAAAAAAAACAAGAAAAAATATAATTAATGATGTATTTTGGTACAATTAA
- a CDS encoding extracellular solute-binding protein — protein MKKSLLILLFAMLFSCSNKNKQKEVLNIYSKRHYQVDKDLFKKFEEENNITVNVVKASSDELIERIKTEGKKCPADLLITVDAGKLYKAANDNLLAKININEISKNIKSELIDANGYWLPITYRARVIAYNPRKVNSEELSTYEDLTNEKWKNRILVRTSTNSYNQALLSSIVAHHGEDFALNWCNNLVDNFARKPKGNDRDQIRAIAANIGDIAIVNSYYIGLLQSSPDSLDRHVGQLVEVFFPNQAQNERGAHINISGIGLLKNSPNKDNAIKFMKFLTSEYAQTYYTNNSFEYPVIKNIKPSNTIAKWGDFKIDSLNLNELGIKRKQAVGIFEKSKWN, from the coding sequence ATGAAAAAAAGTTTATTGATTTTATTATTTGCGATGTTATTTAGTTGTTCTAATAAGAATAAACAAAAAGAAGTTTTAAATATATACTCAAAAAGACACTATCAAGTAGATAAAGATCTATTTAAAAAATTCGAAGAAGAAAACAACATCACTGTTAATGTTGTAAAAGCTAGCTCAGATGAGCTTATTGAAAGAATCAAAACTGAAGGAAAAAAGTGTCCTGCAGATTTACTAATCACGGTAGATGCCGGCAAACTTTATAAAGCTGCAAATGACAACCTGTTAGCAAAAATTAACATAAATGAGATAAGTAAAAATATTAAATCCGAATTAATTGATGCCAACGGCTACTGGCTACCAATTACTTATAGAGCCAGAGTCATTGCGTATAACCCTAGAAAAGTCAATTCTGAAGAATTATCCACATATGAAGACCTTACAAACGAAAAATGGAAAAATAGAATTCTTGTAAGAACATCCACAAACTCATATAATCAAGCATTACTTTCTTCTATAGTTGCACATCACGGAGAAGATTTTGCACTAAACTGGTGTAACAACCTAGTTGATAATTTCGCAAGAAAGCCTAAAGGAAACGATAGAGATCAAATAAGAGCAATTGCTGCAAACATTGGAGACATTGCAATTGTCAACTCTTATTATATAGGACTACTACAATCCTCTCCGGATAGCTTAGACAGACATGTTGGTCAATTAGTAGAAGTGTTTTTTCCTAATCAAGCTCAAAATGAAAGAGGGGCTCATATAAATATTTCTGGTATTGGATTACTTAAAAACTCCCCTAATAAAGACAATGCAATAAAATTTATGAAATTCTTAACATCAGAATATGCTCAAACTTATTATACAAATAATAGCTTTGAATACCCCGTCATCAAAAATATTAAACCTTCAAATACCATTGCAAAATGGGGAGATTT